The following coding sequences lie in one Heyndrickxia oleronia genomic window:
- a CDS encoding IS3 family transposase (programmed frameshift) has translation MGTRVHYAEEVKWEVIKMKQAGMTNKEIMEQLGIKNKTQIKTWMRWYKTGQTYRFSQQVGKQYSYGKESEEMSELEELKLKNKQLEAQLAIIKKVPGDRKELEPRVIVQVVEELSATFKIIDILGVLGIPKSTYYRWKKKYKKVELTSLEELVIKLCKKNFYHYGHRKIKSILNRKYGINVNRKTVQKIMQKFEIQCQVKKKRQKYICGESNIIVPNTLNRNFKASRLNEKWVTDITYLPYGSTMLYLSTIMDLYNNEIVAYKIGTSQDINLVLDTLREAVELRKPVGLLLHSDQGSVYTSHAYQNLAKEKGITTSMSRKGNCHDNAVIESFHSSLKSEGFNAQSRASISNSKVVQIVNQYMYRYNHVRIQAKLNYLSPLEYRGQAA, from the exons ATGGGCACAAGAGTACATTACGCAGAAGAAGTAAAATGGGAAGTAATTAAAATGAAACAAGCTGGAATGACAAACAAAGAAATAATGGAACAACTGGGGATAAAAAATAAGACTCAAATTAAAACATGGATGCGATGGTACAAAACAGGCCAAACCTATCGATTTTCGCAACAAGTTGGAAAACAATATTCCTACGGTAAAGAATCGGAGGAAATGAGTGAGCTAGAAGAATTAAAACTAAAGAATAAACAGCTAGAGGCTCAATTGGCAATTATAA AAAAAGTACCAGGAGATCGAAAGGAGTTGGAGCCACGAGTCATTGTCCAAGTTGTAGAAGAACTCTCAGCCACTTTTAAAATAATTGATATTCTTGGAGTATTAGGCATACCTAAGTCAACATATTACCGTTGGAAAAAGAAGTATAAAAAAGTTGAGCTAACTTCATTAGAAGAGCTAGTAATCAAGCTGTGTAAGAAAAACTTCTATCACTATGGTCATCGTAAAATTAAATCCATCCTAAACAGAAAGTATGGGATAAATGTAAACCGCAAAACTGTACAAAAAATTATGCAAAAGTTTGAGATTCAGTGTCAAGTTAAGAAGAAGCGACAAAAGTACATTTGTGGTGAGAGTAATATTATTGTGCCGAACACTCTCAATCGTAATTTTAAAGCAAGCCGATTAAATGAAAAATGGGTAACCGACATTACCTACTTACCTTATGGCTCGACTATGTTATATTTATCAACGATTATGGACTTATATAACAACGAAATAGTGGCTTACAAAATAGGTACGAGCCAAGATATTAACCTAGTATTAGACACATTGAGGGAAGCTGTAGAATTACGTAAACCAGTAGGGTTACTTCTTCATAGCGACCAGGGATCTGTCTATACTTCACATGCATATCAGAATTTGGCCAAAGAAAAAGGCATTACCACAAGCATGTCTCGAAAAGGAAACTGCCATGATAATGCCGTCATTGAATCCTTTCACTCCTCGCTAAAGTCGGAAGGATTCAACGCTCAAAGTAGAGCATCTATATCCAATTCTAAAGTAGTACAAATTGTAAATCAATACATGTATCGATATAATCATGTACGAATTCAGGCAAAATT
- a CDS encoding DUF2529 family protein → MKMFLTQTNGLFSRIYEQEQFSIEDCARLLAQAAVGEGNIYIKGFNEMESVTIEALNGAEPFLNAQLLTDINAVTDADRVLLITRFSNDKEAIDLAEKLVASHIPFAAISGKLKSETNDLQNLADVHIHTSLLKPMLPTETGDRVCFPSSMTALFIYHCIKLAFDDIMEEY, encoded by the coding sequence TCTAGAATTTACGAACAAGAACAATTCTCCATTGAAGATTGTGCAAGATTATTGGCACAAGCTGCTGTCGGGGAAGGAAACATATATATTAAAGGTTTTAATGAGATGGAGTCAGTGACCATTGAAGCATTAAATGGTGCAGAACCATTTTTAAATGCCCAGCTCTTAACAGACATAAACGCAGTTACTGATGCGGATCGAGTATTATTAATCACAAGATTTTCCAATGATAAAGAAGCAATAGATCTTGCCGAAAAATTAGTAGCATCCCATATCCCTTTTGCTGCAATTTCTGGAAAATTGAAGAGTGAAACCAATGATCTGCAAAATTTAGCAGATGTACATATCCATACATCTCTACTCAAACCGATGCTTCCTACAGAAACTGGTGATAGAGTCTGTTTCCCTTCTTCAATGACTGCTCTATTTATTTACCATTGTATAAAGCTTGCCTTTGATGACATCATGGAGGAATACTAG